The Streptomyces sp. Je 1-332 genome has a window encoding:
- the nirD gene encoding nitrite reductase small subunit NirD, translating to MTIAPSTSMSVQLRLEDDWFEVCDRAHLQPGRGIAALLPDGRQAALFIDRAGRAYAIDNRDPFTGAAVLSRGLLGAAAGRPFVASPLLKQRFDLETGRCLDDDSVTVQTHRVRLAQQPTAIT from the coding sequence GAGCGTTCAACTCCGCCTGGAAGATGACTGGTTCGAGGTCTGCGACCGCGCACACCTCCAGCCGGGACGCGGCATCGCCGCGCTGCTCCCCGACGGCCGCCAGGCCGCACTCTTCATCGACCGCGCGGGCCGCGCGTACGCGATCGACAACCGCGACCCGTTCACCGGCGCCGCGGTGCTCTCGCGCGGTCTGCTCGGCGCGGCGGCGGGCAGGCCGTTCGTCGCGTCGCCGCTGCTGAAGCAGCGGTTCGACCTGGAGACGGGCCGGTGCCTGGACGACGACTCGGTGACGGTCCAGACGCACCGGGTCAGGCTGGCCCAGCAGCCAACCGCGATTACTTGA
- a CDS encoding TetR/AcrR family transcriptional regulator: MARTKEFDPDAALQSALELFWRRGYEATSMADLVQELGIGRASLYATFGNKHDLYLKALERYAGAQNPRLLAELSQPGPALPAVRSVVRRFGAEAASEAGRLSGCFITNTAAELGPHDDAAARCVERSWEHLETLLHSALVRAQAQGELSEDRDPLALARMLLTLMQGVRVVGKASRDPARVRDATEQALSLLG; this comes from the coding sequence GTGGCCAGGACCAAGGAATTCGATCCGGACGCCGCGCTCCAGTCGGCCCTAGAGCTGTTCTGGCGGCGCGGCTACGAGGCGACGTCGATGGCCGACCTCGTTCAGGAGCTCGGCATCGGACGCGCCAGCCTCTACGCGACCTTCGGCAACAAGCACGACCTGTACCTGAAGGCACTGGAGCGGTACGCCGGCGCCCAGAACCCGCGGCTGCTCGCGGAGCTCTCGCAGCCGGGCCCCGCGCTGCCCGCCGTCCGCTCGGTGGTCCGCCGCTTCGGGGCCGAGGCGGCTTCCGAGGCGGGGCGTTTGAGCGGCTGTTTCATCACCAACACGGCGGCCGAGCTCGGCCCGCACGACGACGCGGCGGCCCGCTGCGTCGAGCGCAGCTGGGAGCACCTGGAGACGCTGCTGCACTCCGCGCTCGTCCGCGCCCAGGCGCAGGGCGAACTCTCCGAGGACCGCGACCCGCTCGCCCTCGCGCGCATGCTGCTGACCCTGATGCAAGGGGTGCGCGTGGTCGGCAAGGCATCGAGGGACCCGGCGCGGGTGCGGGACGCGACGGAACAGGCGCTGAGCCTGCTCGGCTGA
- a CDS encoding SDR family oxidoreductase: MSSAPRTRFAGRTALVTGGGSGLGRAMALAFAAEGANVVVAGRTEGALKETVGLIADAGGTAVAIPADVSRSADLSALVEATVERFGSLDVAVNNAGVLRAGQPVAELPEEDWRTMLDINVTGVLLALQAEVRQMRTQPGGGTIVNVSSNLGPHTSLPGTIGYGATKAAVSALTRGAAIENIKDGVRINAVSPGSADTTMSLRQGESPAERTERMKNATPLGRVSTTEEVAAAVLYLASDESAPVVGADLVIDGGAAA; encoded by the coding sequence ATGTCTTCAGCACCGCGTACCCGCTTCGCAGGACGCACCGCCCTCGTCACCGGCGGCGGCTCCGGCCTCGGCCGTGCCATGGCGCTCGCGTTCGCCGCCGAGGGCGCGAACGTGGTCGTCGCCGGGCGCACCGAAGGCGCCCTCAAGGAGACGGTGGGCCTCATAGCGGACGCGGGCGGCACGGCAGTCGCGATCCCGGCCGACGTCTCGCGCTCCGCCGACCTCTCGGCGCTCGTCGAGGCCACCGTCGAGCGGTTCGGCTCCCTGGACGTGGCCGTCAACAACGCGGGCGTCCTGCGCGCCGGGCAGCCGGTCGCGGAGCTGCCCGAGGAGGACTGGCGGACGATGCTCGACATCAACGTCACCGGCGTACTGCTCGCCCTCCAGGCCGAGGTGAGGCAGATGCGCACGCAGCCCGGCGGCGGGACCATCGTGAACGTCTCCTCCAACCTCGGCCCCCACACCAGCCTCCCGGGCACCATCGGCTACGGCGCCACCAAGGCGGCCGTCTCCGCGCTGACCAGGGGCGCCGCCATCGAGAACATCAAGGACGGGGTACGGATCAACGCGGTGAGCCCCGGTTCCGCCGACACCACCATGTCGCTGCGCCAGGGCGAGAGCCCGGCCGAGCGCACGGAGCGCATGAAGAACGCGACTCCCCTCGGCCGCGTGTCGACGACGGAGGAGGTCGCCGCCGCCGTCCTCTACCTCGCCTCTGACGAGTCGGCGCCGGTGGTGGGTGCCGACCTGGTGATCGACGGGGGCGCCGCGGCCTGA